In Chanodichthys erythropterus isolate Z2021 chromosome 18, ASM2448905v1, whole genome shotgun sequence, the following are encoded in one genomic region:
- the gdf7 gene encoding growth/differentiation factor 6-A yields the protein MTPKKTAAPFLWFSFCFGNIIEAVVLGSMEYPSDNGLHSHLDARGPAEASTSSRNDSTSVHVPSYMISLYRTLSELDRRGGNGSQTRSRRYANTVTSFMDLGQDEPSLKFNQQYTFDLSGLSRLDELMEVELRVLRKPPPDVLSLLSRGGNLYRLLLHTCSLPGSFHQPLLLTSRTIDLLDTVSATWDVFEVGASVKTHLKLHRTVEGSRPLCFSISAISDSNNEAVHPGMLGLSHEDQQTHERALLVAFSRTRRKENLFREIREKIRAMKSRKFPAPEHDIKSHPRHRRRRRTALAGRPGVGPGTGGGGGGGGKGGGRRRTRCSRKPLHVNFKELGWDDWIIAPLDYEAYHCEGLCDFPLRSHLEPTNHAIIQTLMNSMDPESTPPSCCVPSKLSPISILYIDSGNNVVYKQYEDMVVESCGCR from the exons ATGACTCCCAAGAAGACTGCCGCTCCCTTCCTATGGTTTTCCTTTTGCTTTGGGAATATTATTGAGGCAGTGGTGCTGGGATCGATGGAGTACCCCTCTGATAACGGGCTTCACTCACATCTGGATGCGCGCGGTCCTGCAGAAGCCAGCACGAGCTCCCGGAACGACTCCACATCTGTTCATGTTCCGTCTTACATGATCTCTCTGTACAGGACTCTATCGGAACTGGACCGACGGGGAGGCAACGGCAGCCAGACGCGCTCCAGGAGATATGCCAACACAGTGACCAGCTTCATGGACCTGGGACAAG ACGAGCCTTCCCTAAAGTTCAATCAGCAGTACACATTCGACCTGTCTGGTCTCTCAAGACTGGACGAACTGATGGAGGTGGAGCTACGGGTTCTGAGGAAGCCACCGCCTGATGTCTTAAGTTTACTCTCCCGTGGTGGGAACCTGTACCGACTTCTTCTTCACACCTGCTCCCTCCCGGGATCCTTTCACCAACCTCTGCTCCTCACCTCCAGGACCATTGATCTTCTAGATACCGTTTCAGCCACATGGGATGTGTTTGAAGTCGGTGCGAGCGTGAAGACCCATCTCAAGTTGCACAGGACCGTGGAAGGCAGCAGGCCATTGTGTTTCAGCATATCCGCCATTTCTGATTCAAATAATGAAGCCGTGCATCCCGGAATGCTGGGTCTGAGCCATGAGGATCAGCAGACCCATGAAAGAGCCTTACTGGTAGCCTTTTCTCGAACTCGGAGGAAGGAGAACCTCTTTAGGGAGATTCGCGAGAAGATAAGGGCCATGAAAAGTCGTAAATTTCCTGCGCCAGAGCATGATATTAAAAGTCATCCGAGACATCGGCGGAGGAGACGGACAGCACTAGCAGGCCGTCCTGGTGTAGGACCTGGTACTGGGGGTGGCGGCGGCGGCGGAGGAAAGGGAGGTGGCAGACGGAGAACGCGCTGCAGCCGGAAGCCACTTCATGTCAACTTCAAAGAACTGGGTTGGGACGACTGGATTATTGCGCCGCTAGATTACGAAGCTTATCACTGTGAGGGTTTGTGTGACTTCCCGTTGCGCTCACACCTGGAACCGACCAACCACGCCATCATCCAGACTCTCATGAACTCCATGGACCCAGAGTCCACCCCTCCAAGCTGTTGTGTTCCTTCTAAACTCAGTCCCATCAGCATCCTGTACATTGACTCGGGGAATAACGTAGTTTATAAACAGTATGAGGACATGGTGGTGGAGAGTTGTGGTTGCAGGTAG